One window of the Trifolium pratense cultivar HEN17-A07 linkage group LG2, ARS_RC_1.1, whole genome shotgun sequence genome contains the following:
- the LOC123905498 gene encoding UDP-arabinopyranose mutase 3-like, translated as MPSSITPILKDELDIVIPTIRNLDFLEQWRPFFQQYHLIIVQDGDPSKVIKVPEGFNYELYNRNDINRILGPKASCISFKDSACRCFGFAVSKKKYIFTIDDDCFVAKDPSGKEIDALQQHIKNLLTPSTPFFFNTLYDPYREGADFVRGYPFSLREGVPTAVSHGLWLNIPDYDAPTQLVKPLERNNRYVDAVLTIPKGTLFPMCGMNLAFNRELIGPALYFGLMGDGQPIGRYDDMWAGWCMKVISDHLGLGVKTGLPYIWHSKASNPFVNLKKEYKGIYWQEELIPFFQSVSLSKESTTVQKCYIELSKKVKAKLGLVDDYFNKLADAMVTWIEVWDELNPSEEKSVTLPNGLAK; from the exons ATGCCATCATCAATAACACCAATTCTGAAAGATGAATTAGACATAGTGATTCCAACAATAAGAAACCTCGATTTCTTGGAACAGTGGAGACCATTCTTCCAACAATATCATCTAATCATTGTTCAAGATGGTGACCCTTCTAAGGTCATCAAGGTTCCTGAAGGATTTAATTATGAACTTTATAATAGAAATGATATTAACCGCATTTTGGGTCCTAAGGCTTCTTGCATTTCATTCAAGGATTCTGCTTGTCGTTGCTTTGGTTTTGCTGTTTCCAAAAAGAAGTATATCTTTACTATTGATGATGATTGCTTT GTTGCAAAAGACCCAAGCGGCAAAGAAATTGATGCCCTGCAACAGCACATTAAGAACTTGCTGACTCCATCAACTCCATTTTTCTTCAACACTCTCTATGATCCATATAGAGAAGGTGCTGATTTTGTTCGCGGATATCCTTTCAGTCTTCGTGAGGGTGTTCCGACAGCTGTTTCTCATGGGCTCTGGCTCAACATTCCTGATTATGATGCTCCAACTCAGCTTGTCAAGCCTCTTGAAAGAAACAATAG GTATGTGGATGCTGTTCTGACAATACCAAAGGGAACCCTCTTTCCCATGTGTGGTATGAATTTGGCATTCAACCGCGAATTGATTGGTCCTGCATTGTACTTTGGACTCATGGGTGATGGCCAACCTATTGGTCGCTACGATGATATGTGGGCTGGCTGGTGCATGAAG GTGATAAGTGACCATTTGGGATTAGGAGTGAAGACAGGTTTACCATATATCTGGCACAGCAAAGCAAGCAACCCATTTGTGAACCTTAAAAAAGAGTACAAAGGAATTTACTGGCAGGAAGAGCTTATCCCATTTTTCCAATCTGTTTCTCTTTCAAAAGAAAGCACAACTGTTCAGAAATGCTACATCGAACTCTCGAAAAAAGTTAAGGCTAAACTTGGATTGGTCGATGACTACTTCAACAAGCTTGCTGATGCTATGGTTACTTGGATTGAAGTTTGGGATGAGCTTAATCCATCTGAAGAAAAATCTGTTACTTTGCCTAATGGTCTAGCAAAGTAG
- the LOC123905500 gene encoding COBRA-like protein 4, producing the protein MEFDNGKKNHNCTFRELKLVSFVALCLILISPAEAFDPLDPTGNVTIRWDIMSWTSDGYMATVTLFNFQLYRNIMSPGWTLGWTWAKKEIIWAMMGAQATEQGDCAKFKLKIPHSCKRSPQVVDLLPGASFNMQYTNCCKGGVLTSWGQDPSGAIAAFQMGVGLSGRTNKTVKLPQDFKLLGPGAGYSCGPAKRVPSTVILTDDRRRKAQALMSWNVTCTYSQFLASKNPSCCVSLSTFYNDQVTACPACACGCQNNATCVTKDSKILKEAENNKTRKSDIMTLTPKPLLQCTRHLCPVRVHWHIKDNYKDYWRVKIAIINFNYRMNYTEWGLVVQHPNLNNVTQVYSFEYMPLLPYQAINDTGMFYGLKYYNDLLMEAGAKGNVQSEVLMKKDKNTFTLKQGWAFPRRVYFNGDECMLPPPDSYPFLPNSADRLPKSVVTMVAYVIFASFFIWL; encoded by the exons atggaatttgataaTGGTAAAAAGAATCATAACTGCACATTTAGAGAACTGAAGTTGGTTTCGTTTGTCGCTTTATGCCTCATTCTAATCTCTCCTGCTG AGGCATTTGATCCATTGGATCCAACAGGAAATGTGACAATAAGATGGGATATCATGTCCTGGACATCAGATGGTTATATG GCAACTGTAACATTATTTAACTTTCAACTATACCGAAATATTATGAGCCCTGGATGGACACTAGGATGGACATGGGCAAAGAAAGAAATCATATGGGCCATGATGGGAGCACAAGCTACAGAACAAGGAGATTGTGCAAAGTTCAAGTTAAAGATTCCTCATAGTTGCAAAAGAAGTCCTCAAGTTGTTGATTTATTACCTGGAGCTTCTTTCAATATGCAATACACAAACTGTTGCAAAGGTGGTGTGTTAACCTCTTGGGGACAAGATCCTTCAGGTGCAATCGCGGCATTTCAAATGGGTGTAGGACTCTCTGGAAGAACTAACAAGACGGTGAAACTCCCTCAGGATTTTAAATTGCTTGGACCGGGCGCTGGATATTCGTGTGGCCCTGCTAAGAGAGTTCCTTCAACTGTTATTCTTACGGATGACCGTAGGCGAAAAGCTCAAGCTTTGA TGTCCTGGAATGTGACATGTACTTATTCACAATTTCTTGCTTCCAAGAACCCTAGCTGTTGTGTTTCTTTGTCAACCTTTTACAATGACCAAGTCACAGCTTGCCCAGCCTGTGCTTGTGGTTGTCAAAATAATGCTACTTGTGTCAC GAAAGATTCGAAGATACTGAAAGAGGCTGAGAATAATAAGACTAGAAAGAGTGATATTATGACACTGACACCAAAACCATTGTTACAATGTACACGCCACCTTTGTCCTGTTCGTGTGCATTGGCATATAAAAGACAACTATAAGGACTATTGGCGTGTGAAGATTGCAATCATCAACTTCAACTATAGAATGAATTACACAGAATGGGGTCTTGTTGTGCAACACCCTAATCTTAATAATGTTACACAAGTCTATAGCTTTGAATACATGCCACTTCTTCCCTATCAAGCCATAA ATGACACAGGAATGTTCTATGGTTTGAAATACTACAATGATCTATTAATGGAAGCTGGGGCTAAAGGGAATGTACAATCTGAGGTACTTATGAAAAAGGACAAGAACACCTTTACACTCAAGCAAGGATGGGCTTTTCCTAGAAGGGTATACTTCAATGGTGATGAATGTATGCTACCACCTCCTGATTCATATCCATTTTTGCCAAATTCTGCTGATAGGCTACCAAAAAGTGTTGTAACAATGGTAGCCTATGTGATTTTTGCatcatttttcatttggttgTGA